One genomic region from Campylobacter concisus encodes:
- the galE gene encoding UDP-glucose 4-epimerase GalE, with amino-acid sequence MKILVTGGAGYIGSHVVKALLKQGKDEITIIDNLCKGSQKALEALQKIGNFKFINANLEDDLSEIFENGKFDAIIHFAAFIEVFESMSEPLKYYLNNTANVARVLRYAKTYNINKFIFSSTAAVYGEPDVAEVSETTPTNPINPYGRSKLMSEQIIKDYAASNENFKFAILRYFNVAGADEEGLIGQNYPNATHLIKVAVQTILGKRESMGIFGDDYATKDGTCVRDYIHVSDLADAHISALDYISQNGSETFNVGYGRGFSVKEVIETAKEVSGVNFKVLNAPRRDGDPAILISNASKLRSLTSWKPKRDDLALIIKTALEWEKKI; translated from the coding sequence TTGAAAATTTTAGTAACAGGTGGTGCTGGATACATCGGCAGCCACGTAGTAAAAGCACTTTTAAAGCAAGGTAAAGATGAGATAACCATCATCGACAATCTCTGCAAGGGCTCACAAAAAGCACTTGAGGCACTCCAAAAAATCGGAAATTTTAAATTTATAAACGCAAATCTAGAAGATGACCTAAGTGAAATTTTTGAAAATGGTAAATTTGATGCGATCATCCATTTTGCAGCGTTTATCGAGGTTTTTGAGAGTATGAGCGAGCCACTAAAATACTATCTAAACAACACCGCAAACGTTGCGAGGGTGCTAAGATACGCAAAAACTTATAATATAAATAAATTTATATTTAGCTCAACTGCCGCAGTTTACGGCGAGCCAGACGTGGCGGAGGTGAGCGAAACAACGCCTACAAATCCGATAAATCCATACGGCAGAAGTAAGCTTATGAGTGAGCAGATCATTAAAGATTACGCCGCTTCAAATGAAAATTTTAAATTTGCAATACTTCGCTACTTTAATGTAGCAGGCGCTGACGAAGAGGGGTTAATCGGTCAAAATTATCCAAATGCCACGCACCTTATCAAGGTGGCTGTGCAAACTATACTTGGCAAGCGCGAGAGCATGGGCATCTTTGGTGATGACTACGCGACAAAAGATGGCACATGTGTAAGAGATTACATTCACGTTAGTGACCTAGCAGACGCTCACATTAGCGCGCTTGACTACATCAGTCAAAATGGTAGCGAAACTTTTAACGTGGGATATGGCAGAGGATTTAGCGTAAAAGAGGTCATCGAGACCGCAAAAGAGGTGAGTGGGGTAAATTTTAAAGTATTAAATGCGCCAAGAAGGGACGGCGATCCAGCTATCCTCATCTCAAACGCAAGCAAACTGCGCTCGCTAACAAGCTGGAAGCCAAAAAGAGATGATCTAGCACTCATCATAAAAACTGCCCTTGAGTGGGAAAAGAAAATTTAA
- a CDS encoding DNA ligase, protein MRIIFAVLVLLNFAFSLDLLRLSEYKDQNISGWLASEKLDGVRAYWDGENLLSRQGKMLNAPLSFTKNFPKFALDGELYAKELKFEEIQASVMDKLPDEKAWSRLKFYVFDVPEANGGLLDRLEVLVRFLKNEPNENLIIIKQIKMRDNAQFLKFTESIIAKGGEGAVVREPNAPYERKRSKNALKFKKFKDAECEVTAINKGSGKYAKFAGSLTCKALGGKDDEEKAGEPKSGTIFKIGSGLSDEQRTNPPKIGSIITYKFQNLTAKGKPRFPIFLRVRED, encoded by the coding sequence ATCAGAATAATTTTTGCGGTTTTAGTCCTTTTAAATTTTGCATTTTCTCTTGATTTGCTGCGACTTAGCGAGTATAAAGATCAAAATATCTCAGGCTGGCTAGCTAGCGAGAAGCTTGATGGTGTGCGTGCCTACTGGGACGGAGAGAATTTACTCTCAAGGCAAGGCAAAATGCTGAATGCGCCGCTAAGTTTTACTAAAAATTTCCCAAAATTTGCACTCGATGGCGAGCTTTACGCAAAGGAGCTTAAGTTTGAAGAAATTCAAGCAAGCGTTATGGATAAACTGCCTGATGAAAAAGCGTGGAGCAGGCTTAAATTTTACGTTTTTGATGTGCCTGAGGCAAATGGTGGCTTGCTTGATAGGCTTGAAGTTTTGGTTAGATTTCTAAAAAATGAACCAAATGAAAATTTGATCATTATAAAACAGATAAAAATGCGAGATAACGCTCAATTTTTAAAATTTACTGAAAGTATCATCGCAAAAGGCGGAGAGGGAGCAGTAGTGCGTGAGCCAAATGCGCCATACGAGAGAAAACGAAGCAAAAATGCGCTTAAATTTAAAAAATTTAAAGATGCCGAGTGTGAAGTGACCGCTATAAATAAAGGTAGCGGCAAATACGCAAAATTTGCTGGCTCGCTTACCTGCAAAGCGCTTGGTGGCAAAGATGACGAAGAAAAAGCTGGCGAGCCAAAATCTGGCACTATCTTTAAAATAGGCTCAGGACTAAGCGACGAGCAGCGCACAAATCCCCCAAAGATAGGCTCTATCATCACATATAAATTTCAAAATTTAACAGCCAAAGGCAAGCCAAGATTTCCAATATTTTTAAGGGTTAGAGAAGATTAA
- a CDS encoding DNA-3-methyladenine glycosylase I — protein MRRCEWAKGELDIAYHDKEWGKAIKDDRKFFEMIVLEGFQAGLSWHGVLQKREAMREAFDGFDPEKIKLYGEAEIAKFMQNERLIRNRLKLKSLSANAIAFLSVTKEFGSFYDYLWGYLLKKFDSKFDGKQIINHYQDIKQVPATTPMSDFAAKELKKRGFKFLGSISTYAFLQSVGVVDDHMDYCFCKAKA, from the coding sequence ATGAGGCGATGCGAATGGGCTAAAGGCGAGCTTGATATAGCTTACCACGATAAAGAGTGGGGCAAAGCCATAAAAGATGATAGAAAATTTTTTGAAATGATAGTTCTGGAAGGCTTTCAGGCGGGACTTTCGTGGCATGGAGTGCTTCAAAAAAGAGAGGCAATGAGAGAGGCGTTTGATGGCTTTGATCCAGAGAAGATCAAGCTTTACGGCGAGGCTGAAATAGCGAAATTTATGCAAAATGAGAGATTGATTCGCAACAGATTAAAACTAAAATCACTCTCTGCAAATGCCATTGCATTTTTATCCGTAACCAAAGAATTTGGTAGCTTTTATGACTATCTTTGGGGATATTTATTAAAAAAATTTGATTCCAAATTTGACGGCAAACAGATCATAAATCACTATCAAGATATCAAACAAGTGCCAGCCACTACGCCAATGTCTGACTTTGCGGCAAAGGAGCTAAAAAAGCGAGGGTTTAAATTTTTAGGCTCTATTAGCACCTATGCCTTTTTGCAAAGTGTGGGCGTTGTAGACGATCATATGGATTATTGTTTTTGCAAGGCAAAAGCCTGA
- a CDS encoding NAD-dependent epimerase: MKILVTGTAGFIGFHLANALVARGDEVVGYDVINDYYDVNLKLARLKTAGFETSEIDYGKLITSKTHPNLKFIKADLADEKTMKELFTKEKFDVVVNLAAQAGVRYSLINPKAYIDSNITGFMNILECCRHNEIKNLVYASSSSVYGLNENMPFSTHEAVNHPISLYAATKKSNEMMAHTYSHLFNVPTTGLRFFTVYGPWGRPDMALFLFVDAALKDKTIDVFNYGKMKRDFTYVDDIVKGIIKCIDNPAKPNPAWDAKHPDPATSKAPFKVYNIGNNSPVELMDYIKAVEIKIGREIKKNFLPLQAGDVPATFADVGDLVADFDYKPNTKVNDGVAKFVEWYCEFYGVEI; the protein is encoded by the coding sequence ATGAAAATTTTAGTAACTGGAACAGCTGGATTTATAGGATTTCACCTTGCAAATGCCCTTGTGGCGCGTGGCGATGAGGTCGTTGGATATGATGTAATAAATGACTATTACGACGTAAATTTAAAGCTTGCACGCCTAAAAACGGCTGGCTTTGAGACTAGCGAGATAGATTATGGCAAGCTTATCACCTCAAAAACACATCCGAATTTAAAATTTATAAAAGCCGACTTGGCCGATGAAAAGACTATGAAAGAGCTTTTTACTAAAGAAAAATTTGACGTAGTGGTAAATTTAGCCGCACAAGCTGGCGTTCGCTACTCGCTCATAAACCCAAAAGCCTATATCGATAGCAACATCACAGGCTTTATGAATATCCTGGAATGCTGCCGCCATAATGAGATCAAAAATTTAGTCTATGCAAGCTCTAGCTCGGTTTATGGACTAAATGAGAATATGCCATTTTCTACGCACGAAGCGGTAAATCACCCTATAAGTCTCTATGCAGCGACTAAAAAGAGCAACGAAATGATGGCGCATACTTACAGCCATCTATTTAACGTGCCAACAACTGGACTTCGCTTTTTTACGGTGTATGGACCATGGGGACGCCCTGATATGGCGTTATTTTTATTTGTTGATGCTGCGCTTAAAGATAAAACTATCGACGTCTTTAACTACGGCAAGATGAAGCGTGACTTTACCTACGTAGACGACATTGTAAAGGGCATCATTAAGTGCATCGACAATCCTGCTAAGCCAAATCCAGCTTGGGACGCAAAGCACCCAGATCCTGCAACTTCAAAAGCGCCGTTTAAGGTCTATAATATCGGCAACAACAGCCCAGTAGAGCTCATGGACTACATAAAGGCGGTTGAGATAAAGATCGGCCGTGAGATCAAGAAAAATTTCCTCCCACTTCAAGCAGGCGACGTGCCAGCGACCTTTGCAGACGTTGGCGACCTTGTGGCTGACTTTGACTACAAGCCAAATACAAAAGTAAACGACGGCGTAGCTAAATTTGTCGAGTGGTACTGCGAGTTTTACGGAGTTGAGATTTAA
- a CDS encoding DUF4272 domain-containing protein — protein MPKTAQQRKDESIKILKKEGVAVLESLPLRYDNSEVTPRSVDEIIARAVCSFTAIMCACTIRDNGHLSEDEIAWAKDFLGDFYDDLSVKEKEVVEGRADINLAVNMGWKYESLWILLWALGIAEDIGKMDKICDCDFVMDIFREGGLKKRSKLRSLDEILSKLDLVYRYHWACVDARVNGKKVAGLDEEIVMERRAGLEWLCCKGQENDDLRAEFNAWDYPDLNT, from the coding sequence ATGCCAAAAACAGCACAACAAAGAAAAGATGAGAGCATAAAAATTTTAAAAAAAGAGGGCGTGGCTGTGCTTGAGAGTCTGCCACTAAGGTATGACAATAGTGAAGTTACGCCAAGAAGCGTTGATGAGATCATTGCTCGTGCGGTTTGCTCATTTACGGCCATTATGTGTGCTTGCACTATCCGCGACAATGGCCACCTAAGTGAAGATGAGATAGCTTGGGCTAAAGACTTTTTGGGCGATTTTTATGATGATTTAAGTGTAAAAGAAAAAGAGGTCGTAGAGGGAAGGGCTGATATAAATTTGGCCGTAAATATGGGCTGGAAGTATGAGTCGCTTTGGATCTTGCTTTGGGCACTTGGCATCGCTGAAGATATCGGTAAGATGGATAAAATTTGCGACTGTGATTTTGTGATGGATATCTTTAGAGAGGGTGGACTCAAAAAGCGCTCAAAACTACGCAGTTTGGATGAAATTTTGAGCAAACTTGACCTAGTTTATCGCTACCACTGGGCGTGTGTGGATGCAAGGGTAAATGGCAAAAAGGTTGCTGGACTTGACGAAGAGATCGTTATGGAAAGACGTGCAGGGCTTGAGTGGCTATGTTGCAAAGGGCAAGAAAATGACGACTTAAGAGCTGAATTTAACGCTTGGGACTACCCTGATCTAAATACGTAA
- a CDS encoding FAD-dependent oxidoreductase translates to MRQKHFEVVIIGAGISGTALFYELAAFSDIKKVALLEKYDGVATLNSNGKGNSQTIHCGDIETNYTLEKAKKVSRVANMPVKYALKYNLDGKYMFAHQKMALAIGDAEVERMKERYESFKELFPYLEIYDKEKLKQIEPNVVFDANGNERPENIIAIGTQNGQFTTMDFGGLANSLVQNAINLGADGYEISLNSEVTDIKKAGDTFHIKINDGEVITANYVVVDAGGHSLFLAHKMGYGLHLSTLPVAGSFYFAKKRLLNGKVYMVQNDKLPFAALHGDPDILANGNTRFGPTALVIPKLERYHGCSSFFDFCKCLKFDKNVFEVFTNLLKDSDIRSYILRNFLFEVPFINKKEFVKDARKIVPSLSENDLSYAVNFGGVRPQVIDRNKKCLELGEGKISTGEGISFNMTPSPGATSCFEIARTDMIEACKFLGKNFNEEKFNAEFF, encoded by the coding sequence ATGAGGCAGAAGCACTTTGAAGTGGTAATTATCGGAGCAGGCATTAGTGGGACGGCGCTCTTTTATGAGTTGGCTGCATTTAGCGATATAAAGAAGGTCGCACTTTTAGAAAAATATGACGGCGTAGCTACTCTAAATTCAAACGGCAAAGGCAACTCACAAACCATTCATTGTGGCGATATTGAGACAAATTACACACTAGAAAAGGCAAAAAAAGTTTCTCGTGTGGCAAATATGCCAGTAAAATATGCTCTAAAATACAATCTTGATGGCAAGTATATGTTCGCTCATCAAAAGATGGCACTAGCTATCGGAGATGCCGAAGTAGAGCGCATGAAAGAGAGATATGAGAGTTTTAAAGAGCTTTTTCCTTACCTTGAAATTTATGACAAAGAGAAGTTAAAACAGATCGAGCCAAACGTCGTTTTTGACGCAAATGGCAATGAGAGGCCAGAAAACATCATCGCCATAGGCACGCAAAATGGGCAGTTTACGACGATGGACTTTGGTGGCTTAGCAAACTCACTTGTGCAAAATGCCATAAATTTAGGCGCAGATGGCTACGAGATCAGCCTAAACTCAGAAGTAACTGATATAAAAAAGGCTGGCGATACATTTCACATAAAGATAAATGATGGCGAGGTGATCACTGCAAACTACGTCGTAGTAGATGCTGGAGGACACTCGCTATTTTTGGCTCACAAAATGGGTTACGGGCTTCATCTTAGCACACTGCCCGTTGCTGGAAGCTTTTATTTTGCAAAAAAACGCCTGCTAAATGGCAAAGTCTATATGGTGCAAAACGATAAGCTACCATTTGCCGCGCTTCACGGCGATCCAGATATCCTAGCTAATGGCAACACTCGCTTTGGACCAACAGCTCTAGTCATACCAAAACTAGAGAGATACCACGGCTGTTCAAGCTTTTTTGACTTTTGTAAATGCCTAAAATTTGATAAAAATGTCTTTGAAGTCTTTACAAATCTCTTAAAAGATAGCGACATCAGATCTTATATTTTAAGAAATTTCTTATTTGAAGTGCCATTTATCAATAAAAAAGAATTTGTAAAAGATGCTAGAAAGATCGTACCAAGCCTAAGTGAAAATGACCTAAGCTATGCTGTAAATTTTGGTGGCGTAAGGCCACAAGTTATCGACCGTAATAAAAAGTGTCTTGAGCTTGGCGAGGGCAAGATAAGCACAGGCGAGGGTATAAGTTTTAACATGACTCCAAGCCCTGGGGCTACTAGTTGCTTTGAAATAGCAAGAACTGATATGATCGAAGCCTGTAAATTTTTAGGTAAAAATTTTAACGAAGAGAAATTTAACGCTGAGTTTTTTTGA
- a CDS encoding TonB-dependent receptor domain-containing protein: protein MRFKSLFKLSLAASIAVCANGADESVLSGVEVTSSSGGYGVDDIKISTRNAGLVKDVMRDIPGVYVGGTNGMNQKIYMRGVSDRGLNITIDGAKQNGNTFHHNADLLIDPDLIKAVDVEVGSRSVVNGSGALGGSVAFKTVDAKDLLDDGEIIGAKIKTGYASNNSEFSQGLMLFTAPVEGLDFIAAINHKGYDYGKSGNKRKIGGDGNDLSYLLKLGYSFLDAHRISISREHNEFKGMYPMRAEFGSWYTGQFPVDNRKYERDTTTLKYEYKPSDLLNLDVTVYNTEHKKDDPVLKILGVKTNGINAKAKSIVETGTLTQTFRYGAEFYQSKNFNKPDNHYPEKVNNYSIYAEDALNFSSLTVTPGIRYTHHELKSYDGRVGNVKSYTYKYNEFTPALALDYEILKGLNAFASYARVFRGPDVMESMYASRAENFEANKDLKATTGNSYETGLKYHGDISEASSYSLSAKYFMTKYKNLIVDNNAANGALKRINAGGADISGVELLARLNLDALSLAASYTHQSVKYKDRVLTSCRRGTVGPCYSTSNVIGYRDQGDKYTFNAEYAFSSIDTLVGYNLIYFASKNTISAGDDKNVNIPSYAVSDIYASYTPSSGKFKGLEINAGIYNLFNKTYASQSQRTADYTGNPNYVDWEPGRNFKVNVSYKF, encoded by the coding sequence ATGAGATTTAAAAGCTTATTTAAACTATCTCTTGCAGCAAGCATAGCAGTTTGTGCAAATGGGGCAGACGAGAGCGTATTAAGCGGAGTTGAGGTAACAAGTAGTAGTGGCGGATACGGAGTTGATGACATCAAAATTTCAACTAGAAACGCTGGCCTAGTAAAAGACGTGATGAGAGATATTCCTGGTGTTTATGTGGGCGGCACGAACGGCATGAATCAAAAAATTTACATGAGGGGCGTGAGCGACCGCGGTCTAAATATCACGATAGACGGCGCAAAACAAAACGGAAATACATTTCACCACAACGCTGACTTGCTGATCGATCCAGATCTTATAAAAGCTGTTGATGTCGAGGTTGGCTCAAGATCAGTGGTAAACGGCTCGGGCGCACTTGGCGGTTCGGTCGCCTTTAAAACGGTTGATGCAAAAGACTTGCTTGATGATGGTGAGATCATCGGCGCAAAGATAAAGACAGGATACGCCTCAAATAACAGCGAATTTTCTCAAGGCCTTATGCTCTTTACTGCACCGGTTGAAGGGCTTGACTTTATAGCCGCTATTAATCATAAGGGCTACGACTACGGCAAAAGCGGCAACAAAAGAAAGATAGGCGGCGACGGCAACGACCTTAGCTATCTTTTAAAGCTTGGTTACAGCTTCCTTGATGCGCATAGAATTTCTATCTCAAGAGAGCACAATGAATTTAAGGGCATGTATCCAATGAGAGCCGAGTTTGGCAGCTGGTATACTGGTCAATTTCCTGTTGATAACCGAAAATATGAACGTGATACTACAACGCTAAAATACGAGTACAAACCAAGTGATCTTCTAAATTTAGATGTAACGGTATACAATACCGAGCATAAAAAAGATGACCCGGTCTTAAAAATTTTAGGCGTAAAAACAAACGGTATAAATGCAAAGGCTAAGAGTATAGTCGAGACCGGCACTTTGACGCAGACATTTAGATATGGTGCTGAGTTTTATCAAAGTAAAAATTTTAACAAGCCAGATAACCACTACCCAGAAAAGGTAAATAACTACTCTATCTACGCAGAAGATGCGCTAAATTTTAGTTCGTTAACTGTTACTCCAGGCATCAGATACACCCATCACGAGCTAAAAAGCTACGATGGTAGAGTCGGAAATGTAAAGAGCTACACTTATAAATACAATGAATTTACCCCAGCACTTGCACTTGATTATGAGATACTTAAAGGTCTTAACGCTTTTGCAAGCTATGCAAGAGTCTTTAGAGGGCCTGATGTCATGGAGTCTATGTATGCTAGTAGGGCAGAAAATTTTGAAGCAAATAAAGATCTAAAAGCTACAACTGGAAACAGCTACGAAACTGGTCTTAAATATCATGGTGATATAAGCGAAGCTAGTTCGTATAGCCTCTCTGCAAAATACTTTATGACAAAATATAAAAATTTAATAGTTGATAACAACGCAGCAAATGGAGCTTTAAAGAGGATAAACGCTGGCGGGGCTGATATAAGCGGCGTTGAGCTACTTGCAAGGCTAAATTTAGACGCACTAAGCCTAGCTGCTAGCTACACTCATCAAAGTGTAAAATATAAAGATAGGGTATTGACGTCTTGTCGGCGAGGAACTGTTGGGCCTTGCTATTCGACCTCAAACGTCATCGGCTACCGCGATCAGGGCGATAAATATACATTTAACGCAGAGTATGCATTTTCTAGCATTGATACGCTAGTAGGCTACAACCTAATCTACTTTGCATCAAAAAATACCATCTCGGCTGGTGATGACAAAAATGTTAATATACCAAGCTATGCAGTTAGCGATATCTATGCTAGCTATACGCCAAGTAGCGGCAAATTTAAAGGGCTAGAGATAAATGCTGGAATTTACAACCTCTTTAATAAAACTTATGCTTCACAGTCTCAAAGAACGGCTGATTATACAGGCAATCCAAACTATGTGGACTGGGAGCCAGGTAGAAATTTCAAAGTAAACGTATCTTATAAATTTTAA
- a CDS encoding XRE family transcriptional regulator, which produces MSLSTKLKELRAGRQWTQADLAKHSGVSLDSIKGYESGKTKNITVENLQKIAVALGVGVNKFYDKNLSLEEFQMSLIKNNRVPKLSLSDNNLSLNTPNLKNSQLEQIKNDQIYIRQLSSSVGAGESVDIDGIEIYDTDILVPFSQMLFKVRPKNTDRVRCMKVDGYSMVPMLFPDSWVIADVTASFAGDGLYIINYCGNFMVKLLQKSPNGVLHIKSVNKDYESYDIGPDDDVQVYIVGKVLRCVI; this is translated from the coding sequence ATGAGCTTGTCTACAAAATTAAAAGAGCTAAGAGCAGGAAGACAATGGACCCAGGCAGATTTGGCAAAACATTCCGGTGTTTCACTTGATAGCATAAAAGGCTATGAGAGCGGAAAAACAAAAAATATTACTGTTGAGAATTTGCAAAAAATAGCTGTTGCCCTTGGCGTAGGCGTAAATAAATTCTATGATAAGAATTTATCTCTTGAAGAATTTCAAATGTCCCTTATAAAAAATAATCGTGTCCCTAAGTTGTCCCTTAGTGATAACAATTTGTCCCTTAATACTCCAAACCTTAAAAACTCCCAACTAGAGCAAATCAAAAACGATCAAATTTATATAAGGCAACTCAGCTCAAGCGTGGGCGCAGGCGAGAGTGTCGATATTGACGGCATAGAAATTTATGATACCGATATTCTTGTTCCGTTTTCGCAAATGCTCTTTAAAGTTCGCCCTAAAAATACCGATCGCGTGCGCTGCATGAAGGTGGACGGCTACTCTATGGTGCCGATGCTTTTCCCTGATAGTTGGGTTATAGCAGACGTTACGGCGTCTTTTGCCGGCGATGGGTTATATATCATAAATTATTGCGGTAATTTTATGGTTAAGCTGCTTCAAAAGTCGCCAAACGGCGTACTGCACATTAAAAGCGTCAATAAAGACTACGAAAGCTACGACATAGGGCCAGACGACGATGTGCAAGTGTATATTGTGGGTAAGGTCCTAAGATGCGTGATTTAA